From Deinococcus budaensis, a single genomic window includes:
- a CDS encoding 3-deoxy-7-phosphoheptulonate synthase, with product MPQPTAQPTAQPHPGRTENLNVTAFTPLATPRDLKGALPLSPAAERTVLAGRQAAQAILTGQDSRLLAVVGPCSIHDFGQAAEYAARLAALRARVHTRLEVQMRVYVDKPRTTVGWRGPLIDPDMTGANDIGKGLHLTRELMLRVNELGLPVATELLDPFAPQYLFDAVAWACLGARTAESQTHRVMASAVSAPMGFKNGTGGGLKLAVDAVVAAGQPHAFFTVDDDGRACVVHTRGNPHGHVILRGGRAGPNHAPPFVAEAAALMQAAGLTPAVMVDASHANSGSDHTRQAGVWRDVLAQRLAGQGAIRGLMLESNLRPGKQPIPADLTQLQYGVSVTDACVGWDETEALLLETHAALGG from the coding sequence ATGCCCCAGCCCACCGCCCAACCCACGGCCCAGCCTCATCCGGGCCGCACCGAGAACCTCAACGTCACGGCCTTTACGCCCCTGGCAACGCCGCGCGACCTCAAGGGCGCCCTGCCGCTGTCGCCCGCCGCCGAGCGCACCGTGCTGGCCGGGCGCCAGGCCGCGCAGGCTATCCTGACCGGCCAAGACAGCCGCCTGCTGGCGGTGGTCGGGCCGTGCAGCATCCACGATTTCGGGCAGGCCGCCGAGTACGCGGCCCGGCTCGCGGCGCTGCGGGCGCGGGTGCACACCCGGCTGGAAGTCCAGATGCGCGTCTACGTGGACAAGCCGCGCACGACGGTGGGTTGGCGCGGTCCCCTGATCGACCCCGACATGACCGGCGCCAACGACATCGGCAAGGGCCTGCACCTGACGCGCGAGCTGATGCTGCGCGTCAACGAACTCGGTCTGCCCGTCGCCACCGAACTGCTCGACCCCTTCGCGCCGCAGTACCTCTTCGACGCGGTGGCCTGGGCCTGCCTGGGCGCCCGCACCGCCGAGTCCCAGACCCACCGGGTGATGGCGAGCGCGGTCTCGGCCCCGATGGGCTTCAAGAACGGCACGGGCGGCGGCCTGAAGCTCGCGGTCGACGCGGTGGTGGCGGCGGGGCAGCCGCACGCCTTTTTCACGGTGGACGACGACGGCCGCGCCTGCGTGGTCCACACCCGGGGCAACCCGCACGGGCACGTGATCTTGCGCGGGGGCCGCGCGGGGCCGAACCACGCGCCGCCCTTCGTGGCCGAGGCCGCCGCGCTGATGCAGGCCGCCGGGCTGACCCCCGCCGTGATGGTGGACGCCTCGCACGCCAACAGCGGCTCGGACCACACCCGGCAGGCGGGCGTCTGGCGCGACGTGCTGGCGCAGCGCCTCGCCGGGCAAGGGGCCATCCGGGGGCTGATGCTCGAATCGAACCTGCGCCCCGGCAAGCAGCCCATTCCCGCCGACCTCACGCAGCTTCAGTACGGCGTGAGCGTCACCGACGCCTGCGTGGGCTGGGACGAGACCGAAGCGCTGCTGCTGGAGACGCACGCGGCGCTGGGAGGCTGA
- a CDS encoding DUF2256 domain-containing protein has translation MPEKAAKPFGGGRPPSQRPSKVCAACGLPFTWRKKWERDWENVRYCSDRCRAAAKRSGS, from the coding sequence ATGCCTGAGAAAGCCGCCAAGCCCTTCGGCGGGGGCCGACCGCCCTCCCAGCGGCCCAGCAAGGTCTGCGCGGCCTGCGGCTTGCCCTTTACCTGGCGCAAGAAGTGGGAACGCGACTGGGAGAACGTGCGGTACTGCTCCGACCGCTGCCGGGCGGCGGCGAAGCGGAGCGGGTCGTGA
- the uvsE gene encoding UV DNA damage repair endonuclease UvsE: MTLPAAAPAYGLVCMTVGPEVRFRTVTLTNYQKLSPEERESKLLDLYADNISRVRRAADFCAARGIRLYRLSSSLFPMFDLEGDDTGRAVLDHLAEPMREAGRAFMDAGIRVLMHPEQFIVLNSDRPEVRASSLRALTAHADSLDRFGFPASPWNLLLLHGGKGGRAAELAAVIPDLPDPARLRLGLENDERAYGPADLLPVCQATGTPLVFDAHHHVVREKLPDQEDPSVRGWVLAARATWQPPEWQVVHLSNGIDGPQDRRHSHLITDFPSAYLDVPWIEVEAKGKEEALAALMGPAAPRETGAAPDSPLATREEGGA; encoded by the coding sequence GTGACCCTGCCCGCCGCTGCCCCCGCCTACGGCCTGGTGTGCATGACGGTCGGCCCCGAGGTGCGTTTCCGCACCGTCACGCTGACCAACTACCAGAAGCTCTCGCCGGAGGAGCGCGAATCCAAGCTGCTCGACCTGTACGCCGACAACATCAGCCGGGTGCGCCGGGCCGCCGACTTCTGCGCCGCGCGGGGCATCCGGCTCTACCGCCTGAGTTCCAGCCTCTTTCCGATGTTCGACCTGGAGGGCGACGACACCGGCCGGGCCGTGCTCGACCACCTCGCGGAGCCGATGCGCGAGGCGGGCCGGGCCTTTATGGACGCCGGAATCCGCGTGCTGATGCACCCCGAGCAGTTCATCGTGCTGAACTCCGACCGCCCGGAGGTCCGCGCCTCCAGCCTGCGGGCGCTGACGGCCCATGCCGACTCGCTCGACCGCTTCGGCTTTCCGGCCAGCCCCTGGAACCTGCTGCTGCTGCACGGCGGCAAGGGCGGACGGGCCGCCGAACTCGCCGCCGTGATTCCCGACCTGCCCGACCCGGCCCGCCTGCGCCTGGGCTTGGAAAACGACGAGCGCGCCTACGGCCCGGCGGACCTGCTGCCCGTCTGTCAGGCCACCGGCACGCCGCTGGTCTTCGACGCGCACCACCACGTCGTGCGCGAGAAGTTGCCCGACCAGGAGGACCCCAGCGTGCGCGGGTGGGTGCTGGCCGCCCGCGCCACCTGGCAGCCCCCCGAGTGGCAGGTCGTCCACCTCTCCAACGGCATCGACGGCCCGCAAGACCGCCGCCACAGCCACCTGATCACCGACTTTCCCAGCGCCTACCTCGACGTACCCTGGATCGAGGTGGAGGCCAAGGGCAAGGAGGAGGCGCTGGCCGCGCTGATGGGGCCAGCCGCCCCGCGAGAAACAGGCGCCGCGCCGGACAGTCCCCTCGCCACACGCGAAGAAGGCGGGGCCTAG
- a CDS encoding exonuclease domain-containing protein has protein sequence MNVVVFDLETTGLSPERDAIVEIGALRVRDGQVVEAERFDTLVRPVNAAGDVLRIPWQAQRVHGISDSMVRDAPQLAHVLPEFLDFVGDSPVVAHNVGFDGGFMRAAARRHGLVWSPPQEYCTMQLSRRAFPGERSHKLDLLAQRLGLSFAPGGRHRSFGDVQVTAEAFVRLMERLRVGA, from the coding sequence GTGAATGTCGTCGTGTTCGACCTGGAAACCACCGGCCTGTCGCCCGAGCGGGACGCCATCGTGGAGATCGGCGCGCTGCGGGTGCGGGACGGGCAGGTGGTGGAGGCCGAGCGCTTCGACACGCTGGTGCGCCCGGTGAACGCGGCGGGCGACGTGCTGCGGATTCCCTGGCAGGCCCAGCGCGTCCACGGCATCAGCGACAGCATGGTGCGCGACGCGCCTCAGCTGGCCCACGTGCTGCCCGAGTTCCTCGACTTCGTGGGCGACTCTCCGGTGGTGGCGCACAACGTGGGCTTCGACGGCGGCTTCATGCGCGCGGCGGCCCGGCGGCACGGGCTGGTCTGGTCCCCGCCGCAGGAATACTGCACCATGCAGCTCTCGCGCCGCGCCTTTCCCGGCGAGCGCTCGCACAAGCTCGACCTGCTCGCCCAGCGCCTGGGCCTGAGCTTCGCGCCGGGAGGCCGCCACCGCTCCTTCGGGGACGTGCAGGTCACCGCCGAGGCGTTCGTGCGGCTGATGGAGCGGCTGCGGGTGGGGGCGTAA
- a CDS encoding GNAT family N-acetyltransferase, translated as MTFSWYRWDVRHVTEADLRPFAPVFGALSREARPDDPVLTVASRLEGWRALNPGVHGLLWLARWGERPAGYATARINRNADTAEGQVMRAFLGIHPAFRRRGGGRALLGALTETAEEFGRGKLMGTTSDAVPEGAAFVRAVGARAVLEDRTEQLDLRSLDLPALQARLAQAPREGFTLGVWDGAYPEDHLAEIAELLNIETPRGNHPVARHHLTPQKLRALDQALAPRGTRRWTFYVRERRSGRLVGFTRITWQPQRPKWLNQGKTAVLPAYRRQGLGRWLKVTLLEKVRAELPQAQVIETSTATSNVPMLNLNRELGFRLSHSSTEWALEVARVR; from the coding sequence GTGACCTTCTCCTGGTACCGGTGGGACGTTCGGCACGTCACGGAAGCGGACCTCAGGCCCTTTGCTCCCGTGTTCGGTGCGCTGTCACGGGAGGCCCGTCCGGACGATCCAGTCCTCACAGTGGCTTCGCGGCTGGAAGGGTGGCGTGCCCTCAACCCCGGCGTCCACGGTCTGCTCTGGCTGGCCCGCTGGGGGGAGCGTCCCGCCGGGTACGCCACCGCACGAATCAACAGGAACGCGGACACGGCGGAGGGACAAGTGATGCGTGCCTTTCTCGGTATTCATCCCGCGTTCCGGCGGCGGGGTGGCGGGCGGGCGCTGCTGGGGGCGCTGACGGAAACCGCGGAGGAGTTCGGGCGGGGCAAGTTGATGGGCACGACCAGCGACGCCGTCCCGGAGGGCGCAGCCTTTGTGCGGGCGGTGGGCGCACGGGCCGTTCTGGAGGACCGGACCGAACAGCTCGACCTGCGGTCCCTCGACCTCCCCGCTCTGCAAGCCCGCCTCGCGCAGGCCCCGCGCGAGGGCTTTACCCTGGGGGTATGGGACGGCGCGTACCCGGAAGACCACTTGGCTGAAATCGCTGAGCTGCTCAACATCGAGACGCCCAGGGGAAACCACCCGGTGGCACGGCATCACCTCACGCCCCAGAAGCTGCGGGCCTTGGATCAGGCCCTCGCCCCGCGCGGAACACGGCGCTGGACCTTCTATGTCCGGGAGCGCCGTTCAGGGCGACTGGTCGGCTTCACGCGGATCACCTGGCAACCCCAACGTCCCAAGTGGCTGAACCAAGGCAAAACGGCCGTCTTGCCCGCCTACCGTCGGCAAGGTTTGGGACGATGGCTGAAGGTCACTCTGCTGGAGAAGGTGAGGGCGGAGCTGCCCCAGGCGCAGGTCATCGAAACCAGCACAGCCACGTCTAATGTCCCGATGCTGAATCTCAACCGCGAATTGGGCTTCCGACTGTCCCACAGCAGCACCGAATGGGCATTGGAGGTCGCCCGGGTCCGCTAA
- a CDS encoding phosphodiester glycosidase family protein, with product MWTVALALLGGAGARPVAIGGAVQGAAVDSRVLSGQEALAVWTLPRLGVAVRNDPQDLRLLYGGRELRFTPGRGWRAAGFTLPAQPGLGVPELVGGSLYVPLTALRALRLPITIDAPDLLDFAPPAAVPAATLPPSPDLGGAAPAAQPQPVPPLAAPASAPSPATPATPPPPAPLRASAHLGTVRVSRTLYRTVEVQRVVLELSGPAAHQVVREPGGLSVVLPGVSAGASAQTLTSGDTLRVEPGASGGAALTTVHLRTGGGSSEIFTLDDPQRVVIDTTTHLDPRVPPPINPEELPEGVTYRPRGGLHLLSFDPARFQPRVVTAPAGAARDVASLVKGAGGVAGVNGGYFDPASSLPVDLVAVGGVMTAPSLEKRATVGFTAQGTPLFGYPRPRYVLAGSFGRVTVNSVGARVRPELLTAFVGDGRAVVGAPGLTTLFLSGGTVARVLTGAATPPAGTLALTFDPARFPLLPRTPGAPLAATLNWQAQDAPWETAQDALSAGPLLVQGGRVAINPARELFDTRTNVWRPTRQVAFGVLGGQPTIAYLDHGTPEAFAAALAGAGVRDAVRLDSGSSATAYLTGGYAGLGGYLNSVWSRPVPNAIVFVPKVTGARR from the coding sequence ATGTGGACGGTGGCGCTGGCCCTGCTGGGCGGGGCGGGAGCGCGGCCGGTGGCGATTGGCGGCGCGGTGCAGGGCGCGGCGGTGGACTCGCGCGTGCTGAGCGGGCAAGAAGCGCTGGCGGTCTGGACGCTGCCGCGCCTCGGTGTGGCGGTCCGCAACGACCCCCAGGACCTGCGGCTGCTGTACGGCGGACGCGAGCTGCGCTTCACGCCGGGGCGGGGGTGGCGGGCGGCGGGCTTCACGTTGCCCGCTCAGCCGGGGCTAGGGGTTCCCGAACTTGTCGGCGGCAGCCTGTACGTGCCGCTCACAGCGCTGCGGGCGCTGCGGCTACCCATCACCATCGACGCGCCGGACCTGCTCGACTTCGCGCCGCCGGCGGCGGTCCCGGCCGCCACCCTGCCGCCCTCGCCTGACCTGGGCGGCGCGGCGCCAGCGGCGCAGCCGCAGCCGGTGCCCCCGCTGGCCGCTCCGGCGTCTGCGCCCAGCCCGGCGACCCCCGCCACGCCGCCGCCCCCGGCCCCACTCCGCGCGAGCGCCCACCTGGGCACCGTGCGGGTCAGCCGCACCCTCTACCGCACGGTGGAGGTTCAGCGGGTGGTGCTGGAACTCAGCGGCCCGGCGGCGCATCAGGTCGTGCGCGAGCCGGGCGGCCTCAGCGTGGTGTTGCCCGGCGTGAGCGCGGGCGCCTCGGCGCAGACGCTGACGAGCGGGGACACGCTGCGGGTCGAGCCAGGTGCGTCAGGCGGGGCGGCCCTGACCACCGTGCACCTGAGGACGGGCGGCGGCAGCAGCGAGATTTTCACGCTGGACGACCCGCAGCGGGTGGTGATCGACACGACCACCCACCTTGATCCGCGCGTGCCGCCACCGATCAATCCCGAAGAATTGCCAGAGGGCGTCACCTACCGCCCACGCGGCGGGCTGCACCTGCTGAGCTTCGACCCCGCCCGCTTTCAGCCGCGTGTGGTGACGGCGCCCGCCGGAGCGGCGCGGGACGTCGCCAGCCTGGTTAAGGGCGCCGGGGGGGTGGCGGGCGTGAACGGCGGCTACTTCGACCCGGCGAGCAGCCTGCCGGTGGACCTGGTCGCGGTCGGGGGGGTCATGACGGCTCCCAGCCTGGAAAAACGGGCCACGGTGGGCTTCACCGCCCAGGGCACGCCGCTGTTCGGCTATCCCCGGCCGCGCTACGTGCTGGCGGGCAGCTTCGGCCGCGTGACCGTGAACAGCGTGGGGGCGCGGGTGCGGCCCGAGCTGCTGACCGCCTTTGTCGGAGACGGGCGCGCGGTGGTGGGCGCCCCGGGCCTGACCACCCTCTTTCTGAGCGGCGGCACGGTGGCGCGCGTGCTGACGGGCGCCGCGACTCCGCCCGCCGGAACGCTGGCGCTGACCTTCGACCCAGCCCGCTTTCCGCTCCTGCCGCGCACGCCGGGCGCGCCGCTGGCCGCCACGTTGAACTGGCAGGCCCAGGACGCCCCCTGGGAAACCGCGCAAGACGCCCTCAGCGCCGGGCCGCTGCTGGTGCAGGGCGGCCGGGTGGCGATCAACCCCGCCCGCGAGTTGTTCGACACCCGCACCAACGTCTGGCGGCCCACCCGACAGGTCGCCTTCGGGGTGCTGGGCGGCCAGCCCACCATCGCCTATCTCGACCACGGCACGCCCGAGGCGTTCGCTGCCGCGCTGGCCGGAGCCGGAGTGCGCGACGCCGTGCGGCTCGACAGCGGTTCGAGCGCCACCGCCTACCTGACCGGGGGCTACGCGGGTCTGGGCGGCTACCTCAATTCGGTCTGGAGCAGGCCCGTGCCCAACGCGATCGTGTTCGTGCCGAAGGTGACGGGGGCGCGGCGGTAA
- a CDS encoding fasciclin domain-containing protein, which translates to MKKQTSLITLSLLLATPALAGGAGAPAARPATAACQTIAQIVANDAQFSTLLTAVQAAGLTETLASGQYTVFAPTNAAFAKLPSDQLAMVLNDEEMLRSVLLYHVVPGKVSSQQVRSLRSAKTAQGANVTVTVSGSRVTVGGANVTRADVAACNGVIHVIDTVLMPPMAAATPAPAPAPAAATPAPAAPAASTPAPAAAVAFDIRSIPATPLSGTTTTTTTTTTTTETATTTETATTEAAATDTATTTETTATDTAATTETVTVATNTLYDVIVADARFSTLLDLLSDAGLTETLTTGEFTVFAPTNEAFAALDEATLANLAANPDVLRQVLSYHVVQGRLTAEQLATSTTLNSVQGGALPLSRNGDTQLVGTATVSETVTTPSNGTIFVINQVLLPPGLTIPAAEAVEAAPADAAATTTTAETTTSTTTTTAPATAPADTAASATNATNLATLIATDARFSTLAGLLQAAGLTETLTTGEFTIFAPTNEAFAKVPAADLTALGADPARLRAVLLYHVVPGRITATALASSPELTSVETGRLTLTRATGPDRTTIGTATTSATIAAGEPVTAGNGVLYVIDTVLTPPAR; encoded by the coding sequence ATGAAGAAGCAAACCAGCTTGATCACGCTCAGCCTGCTGCTCGCCACCCCTGCCCTGGCGGGCGGCGCCGGTGCGCCTGCGGCCCGTCCTGCCACGGCCGCCTGCCAGACCATCGCGCAGATCGTGGCGAACGACGCCCAGTTCAGCACCCTGCTCACCGCCGTGCAGGCGGCGGGCCTGACCGAGACGCTCGCCAGCGGGCAGTACACGGTGTTCGCGCCGACCAACGCCGCTTTCGCCAAGCTGCCCAGCGACCAGCTCGCGATGGTGCTCAACGACGAGGAGATGCTGCGCAGCGTCTTGCTGTACCACGTCGTGCCGGGCAAGGTCTCCTCGCAGCAGGTCCGCAGCCTGCGCAGCGCGAAGACCGCCCAGGGCGCCAACGTCACGGTGACCGTCAGCGGCAGCCGCGTCACCGTGGGCGGGGCCAACGTGACCCGCGCCGACGTGGCGGCCTGCAACGGCGTGATCCACGTGATCGACACGGTCCTGATGCCCCCGATGGCGGCGGCCACCCCCGCTCCGGCACCGGCGCCTGCGGCGGCGACCCCGGCGCCCGCTGCGCCGGCGGCCAGCACCCCGGCTCCCGCAGCGGCGGTCGCCTTTGACATCCGCAGCATCCCGGCGACGCCCCTGAGCGGCACCACCACGACGACGACGACCACCACGACCACCACCGAGACGGCGACGACCACCGAGACCGCCACGACGGAAGCGGCCGCGACCGACACGGCGACGACCACCGAGACGACCGCGACCGACACCGCCGCCACCACCGAAACCGTGACCGTGGCGACCAACACCCTGTACGACGTGATCGTGGCCGACGCGCGCTTCAGCACGCTGCTCGACCTGCTCAGCGACGCCGGGCTGACCGAGACGCTGACCACGGGCGAGTTCACAGTCTTCGCGCCCACCAACGAGGCTTTTGCGGCGCTCGACGAGGCCACGCTCGCCAACCTGGCCGCCAACCCCGACGTGCTGCGGCAGGTGCTGAGCTACCACGTGGTCCAGGGCCGCCTGACCGCCGAGCAGCTCGCCACCAGCACGACCCTCAACTCGGTCCAGGGCGGAGCGCTCCCCCTGAGCCGCAACGGCGACACCCAGCTGGTGGGAACCGCCACCGTCTCCGAGACGGTCACGACCCCCAGCAACGGCACCATCTTCGTGATCAACCAGGTGCTGCTGCCCCCCGGCCTGACCATCCCCGCCGCCGAGGCGGTCGAGGCGGCTCCGGCAGACGCGGCGGCCACGACCACCACCGCCGAGACGACCACCAGCACCACGACCACCACGGCCCCCGCGACCGCTCCGGCAGACACCGCCGCCAGCGCGACGAACGCGACCAACCTCGCCACCCTGATCGCCACCGACGCGCGCTTCTCCACGCTGGCCGGGCTGCTTCAGGCCGCCGGGCTGACCGAGACGCTCACCACGGGCGAATTCACCATCTTCGCGCCCACCAACGAGGCCTTTGCCAAGGTCCCGGCGGCTGACCTGACCGCCCTGGGCGCCGACCCCGCCCGCCTGCGCGCGGTGCTGCTGTACCACGTGGTGCCTGGCCGCATCACCGCGACGGCCCTGGCGAGCAGCCCCGAGCTGACCAGCGTCGAGACCGGGCGCCTGACCCTGACGCGCGCGACCGGCCCCGACCGCACCACCATCGGCACGGCGACCACCTCCGCGACCATCGCGGCCGGTGAGCCTGTCACGGCGGGCAACGGGGTGCTGTACGTGATCGACACGGTCCTGACGCCTCCCGCGCGCTGA
- a CDS encoding FtsK/SpoIIIE family DNA translocase: MAKARAKAAAPANRFDGEALGLVLFALGIFLGITLAQPQFAFAEDGLMAQAHAALTGTLGWGAYLLPVVPVAYGVLVFLGRDLSGLTRRVLGGALVVASLLALHEVFEPGAAGQAAAALMKPLTGALSFAAALLPLITLTLGLEIMLRLSPFTLLKGLFRQLSVLLGGATTTVQGAIEARQDGRESARARSGVRQTLAAHTRDLELLRKLYPEARDLKGQHEEVRAAGRDLRNLDEAGLGHLERDLRGWQEVTQTFVNHAARDLREAVAAEAPDAGAQAEALAQEVRAGRHELRVELPSTLASGAVERLRRGLVTDLQRLAGRAGKLERERQAAEKALAKPDAGILARERAAQREREKAWRDLAEDFTTWRGRERHYPGWPDLAAAFDRAPTELAAALAEALAGDPDSTLAAQDEWRTRLDRAQKEALERAQAMAVHAPAAAPVPGTLPGTPELTSPQPATPELVTPELVTPELDFDFTGAAPPAEEAGETASPAPLPSSATSPAATTVLTAVPPRPEVLLGTGNVQAAAPAHPEAHPASPSEPDAAPWESAQPERRRPSQGAVDLALPGYDLLDPVPVAAVNTAQLDVSARQRAAVIDQTLRHFGLQARVVDFARGPTVTRYEIEPAPGEKISRIASLSNDLARALAVGGVRVEAPVPGKSVIGLEVPNAEREPVTFHQAAAAPTFRNTRARLPIILGKSIDGELMVGDLAKMPHLLIAGSTGSGKSVCVNTLITSLLYRYLPTELRFLMVDPKMVELTPYDGIPHLVRPVVTNPMDAAGVLLGAVAHMERRYKMMSQVGAKNLEQFNAKMRQVGETELPHLVIIIDELADLMITSPKEVESAIMRLAQMARATGMHLVLATQRPSVDILTSLIKVNVPARIAFAVSSSHDSRTILDSVGAERLTGMGDMLFYQPGLIKPLRLQGPYISEVESARITDELRRQVFDDAFVEAYGPDFDGAVEAGGSSLDKGNMDFSDPHLRQAALICIEEGQGSVSRLQRRLSVGHARAGKLMDMLEAMGIVSKHQGSKPREVLITEADLPEYFGR; this comes from the coding sequence ATGGCGAAGGCTCGTGCAAAGGCGGCTGCACCCGCGAACCGCTTCGATGGAGAGGCGCTGGGCTTGGTGCTGTTCGCGCTGGGAATTTTCCTGGGCATCACGCTGGCCCAGCCGCAGTTCGCGTTTGCGGAAGACGGCCTGATGGCCCAGGCGCACGCGGCGCTGACCGGCACGCTGGGCTGGGGCGCGTACTTGCTGCCGGTGGTTCCAGTGGCCTACGGGGTGCTGGTCTTTCTGGGCCGCGACCTCTCGGGCCTGACCCGGCGGGTGCTGGGCGGCGCGCTGGTGGTCGCCTCGCTGCTCGCGCTGCATGAGGTGTTCGAGCCGGGGGCGGCGGGGCAGGCGGCAGCGGCGCTGATGAAGCCGCTCACGGGGGCGCTGAGCTTCGCGGCGGCGCTGCTCCCGCTGATCACGCTGACCCTGGGGCTGGAGATCATGCTGCGGCTCTCTCCCTTCACGCTGCTCAAGGGTCTCTTCCGGCAGCTCAGCGTGCTGCTGGGAGGCGCCACGACCACCGTGCAGGGCGCCATCGAGGCCCGGCAGGACGGCCGCGAGTCGGCGCGGGCCAGAAGCGGCGTGCGGCAGACGCTCGCGGCCCACACCCGCGACCTGGAACTGCTGCGCAAGCTCTATCCCGAGGCCCGCGACCTGAAGGGGCAGCACGAGGAGGTCCGGGCCGCCGGGCGCGACCTGCGGAACCTGGACGAGGCGGGGCTGGGGCACCTGGAGCGCGACCTGCGCGGCTGGCAGGAGGTCACGCAGACCTTCGTGAACCACGCCGCGCGCGACCTGCGTGAGGCGGTCGCCGCCGAGGCCCCGGACGCGGGCGCGCAGGCCGAGGCGCTGGCGCAGGAGGTGCGCGCCGGGCGCCACGAGTTGCGGGTCGAGCTGCCCAGCACCCTGGCGAGCGGGGCGGTGGAGCGCCTGCGCCGGGGCCTGGTGACCGATCTCCAGCGGCTGGCGGGCCGGGCGGGCAAGCTCGAACGCGAGCGCCAGGCGGCCGAAAAGGCCCTCGCCAAACCCGACGCGGGCATCCTGGCCCGCGAGCGTGCGGCCCAGCGCGAGCGCGAGAAGGCCTGGCGCGACCTGGCTGAGGACTTCACCACCTGGCGGGGCCGCGAGCGCCATTACCCTGGCTGGCCCGACCTCGCCGCCGCCTTCGACCGCGCCCCCACCGAACTCGCGGCGGCGCTGGCCGAGGCCCTGGCGGGCGACCCCGACAGCACGCTGGCGGCCCAGGACGAATGGCGCACCCGGCTCGACCGCGCCCAGAAAGAGGCGCTGGAGCGGGCACAGGCGATGGCGGTCCATGCGCCCGCTGCCGCCCCGGTGCCCGGTACCCTTCCCGGCACTCCCGAGCTGACCAGCCCGCAGCCCGCCACACCCGAACTGGTCACACCCGAGCTGGTCACGCCCGAACTGGATTTCGACTTTACGGGCGCGGCCCCCCCGGCAGAGGAAGCTGGAGAGACCGCTTCGCCCGCGCCTCTCCCCTCCTCCGCCACCTCCCCGGCCGCGACCACGGTCCTGACGGCGGTCCCCCCACGCCCCGAGGTGCTGCTGGGTACGGGGAACGTGCAGGCCGCCGCCCCGGCCCACCCGGAGGCCCACCCAGCTTCCCCCAGCGAACCGGACGCCGCTCCCTGGGAAAGCGCCCAGCCCGAGCGCCGCCGCCCCAGCCAGGGGGCAGTGGACCTCGCGCTGCCGGGCTATGACCTGCTCGACCCGGTGCCGGTGGCGGCGGTGAACACCGCGCAGCTCGACGTCTCGGCGCGGCAGCGGGCCGCCGTGATCGACCAGACGCTGCGGCACTTCGGTCTTCAGGCGCGGGTGGTGGATTTCGCGCGTGGGCCGACCGTGACCCGCTACGAGATCGAACCGGCTCCCGGCGAGAAGATCAGCCGCATCGCGTCGCTCTCCAACGACCTCGCGCGGGCGCTGGCGGTGGGCGGGGTGCGCGTGGAGGCCCCGGTGCCGGGCAAGAGCGTGATCGGCCTGGAGGTGCCCAACGCCGAGCGCGAGCCGGTGACCTTTCATCAGGCGGCGGCGGCGCCGACCTTCCGCAACACCCGCGCCCGGCTCCCCATCATCCTGGGCAAGAGCATCGACGGCGAGCTGATGGTGGGCGACCTTGCCAAGATGCCCCACCTGCTGATCGCGGGCAGCACCGGCTCGGGCAAGTCGGTGTGCGTGAACACGCTGATCACCTCGCTGCTCTACCGCTACCTGCCCACCGAGCTGCGCTTCCTGATGGTGGACCCCAAGATGGTGGAACTGACCCCCTACGACGGGATTCCCCACCTGGTGCGCCCGGTGGTGACCAACCCGATGGACGCGGCGGGCGTGCTGCTGGGCGCGGTCGCGCACATGGAGCGGCGTTACAAGATGATGAGTCAGGTCGGGGCGAAGAATCTGGAGCAGTTCAACGCCAAGATGCGCCAGGTCGGCGAGACCGAGCTGCCGCACCTCGTCATCATCATCGACGAGCTGGCCGACCTGATGATCACCTCGCCCAAGGAAGTCGAGTCCGCGATCATGCGCCTGGCGCAGATGGCCCGCGCGACCGGGATGCATCTGGTGCTCGCCACCCAGCGGCCCTCGGTGGACATTCTGACCAGCCTGATCAAGGTGAACGTGCCCGCCCGCATCGCCTTCGCGGTCTCCAGCAGCCACGACTCGCGCACCATCCTCGACAGCGTGGGCGCCGAGCGGCTCACCGGCATGGGCGACATGCTGTTCTACCAGCCGGGACTCATCAAACCGCTGCGGCTCCAGGGGCCGTACATCAGCGAGGTCGAGTCGGCGCGCATCACCGACGAGTTGCGGCGGCAGGTGTTCGACGACGCCTTCGTGGAGGCCTACGGCCCGGACTTCGACGGCGCGGTCGAGGCAGGCGGCTCCAGCCTCGACAAGGGCAACATGGACTTCTCCGATCCCCACCTGCGCCAGGCCGCCTTGATCTGCATCGAGGAGGGGCAGGGCAGCGTCTCGCGCCTGCAACGGCGGCTCTCGGTGGGGCATGCCCGCGCGGGCAAGCTGATGGACATGCTCGAAGCGATGGGCATCGTCTCCAAGCACCAGGGCAGCAAGCCGCGCGAGGTGCTGATCACCGAAGCCGACCTGCCGGAATACTTCGGGCGCTGA